DNA from Daucus carota subsp. sativus chromosome 1, DH1 v3.0, whole genome shotgun sequence:
CTTACTTCATTTATCGGCATGAAAAAGGTGTTTGGAAGTAAGTTTTATGATCCGTGATTATCTCAGATCAGGACTTGCACATAGGTTACAGAACAATATGCGCAAGGTTAGGTACCAACATAGCATACTACTATGCGAGGCAGGGCGATTGCTCCAAACAAGTagtcaaaagaaaaagaaggtaGCACAATCATTTTcgatatacaaatattatgatGAAATGTAAAAGGAAGGGGCATGTGAAATCGAGGAATAAATTAGTCAAAATGTTCCCTGGTCAGTACTTGGTACAGCCaataaagaataaaatatatgttgGTTTTAACTTTACACAAATGCCACTTTTTTCAACATTTGAAGCAAGCAAACGAGTGTTCTGTACATATCAATATAGAATAACGCTGTGGTGTGaactctgaaacaaaagctagcattcctaactttttataagtatttcttgacttattacacaaacggtacgaataagtgctcataactCATAATCTTAAAACTGGACTTATAAGTtctaaacaaacacccactatgTTTCTGCCACTGCTAATGTATTATTTATGCACGAGTCCCGACTTCCAATTAGATCCgttacaaaatatgttaaattttaacaaatttgtTAATTGATTGGTCTCTTCACTCCCTTAATTcccaattattataaaatttaattttccaaAAGATACTGATTTATACCTACTCGAATTAATCGATCTTGTTGATAAGAGTATCTCTAACCCTCAcaagcccttagctaaaagtccaTGTGGCTttccataattatatattataggcaatgttcacaaaaaatagaactccaaCCACCGCAACCCCTtgtgtataattatagccatcccCCTATGCAtggttatatttgtcgatccgctacagatctgtagcgaattccacgtcatctcccgcaatttattttcctccttcccactgattacatgttatttattaccctattaaactaatatattctatttataacaatctaaataataataatatgctatttttaaattatacccaaccaatatagccaataccattaagcacaatgtcttacagattcggcaaattttacataatatcttacagatccaatttagccaacgacaTCGGAGATACTCTAACACGAAGGTCatcttatttaaatatttcgtATCAGTTCCGCACTCATTTTAGGATCTAATTTAAGGGTACATAGTTATTTCGCTGTATTTTGTTaaacttatattatttattatatttttaaaattaaacataaaaaaattttggCTATTGGTTTGGATTGAAATATAGTTTAATTAAATTGAGCTAATTGGGAAGGCTGTGATAACTGATAACACAGGTTAAAGTCCCACACCCGTTGAAAAAGTTAATAACTTCCTCtgaatttttaagaaataactATTCAAATTTAATCTAACTCATTTTGTTTCCAATATGGCCACTATAAATCATTTATGCCTGAGAATCAACATGGATGGTTAAATTGACATATGATTTTCAGTCCTCACTTTCTCCATTAGCAGAATATACCTTGATACTTAGATTTGTATTTCAATTTAATACAATAAAGCATTTGGACAgcaaatttaaaatatcttcGAAGGTCCCAGCAATCTCTGGTGTGAGATTCAAGCACATCTGCCGACTCATCAAAAACCTCTTTACAGAGACAAACTCATACCCACACATATTAATCATcatcaaatgccttaaattaAACTCGGTACCTGCTTCGCTGCCATTTTTAGGAGGTTTTGTTTCATAAAAAGTCCATTTCCaccttttttttattggttTGTTAAAtgaatacaaatttattttattttattttgaaactgaAGTGTTAAGCTAAcaataaaaagccatacggcatctacaccaatgatcgagtcgaacaaacaatAAATTGCAATCGTCTGTGTTCAcaaagagacagttaaacgatattttgaagaaaatgtatatataaatacaagtatACGCTTTATGCATTCTCGTTGAATCAGTGgcaccctcttcatcatgccctaATAGAATTATCGTTTGAGTTATCGACTAGAATTACGATTtcatacaaactttcatcaccaaatcaagacctcgcttacaattaagaagcggaaaacaaaactctcatcagggagagaaaacaaccttggATGGAACCACAGAAATAAGAGAAATCcgactgaaaatccacccgtttgaaatagagaagaaaaaCAACGAAATTTTCGATgattttagatctaagaattccCCCAAGAATAGATCTGGAGCAGAATCACAAAAAAAGAGAAATTGGACCGAAACCCACCCGTTTGGAAGAGAGTtagcgaaatctccgatggtttctGATCTAAGTTTTCCGAGAAGgagtattattcaaaaactaagaaTGAAATAAAGTGGTTAACTGATTCGGGGCTTTTCACCGGTGAAAACTGATGAAAGCCCCATGCGGTTGCGACAAGAGAAAATCTACTAAGAattagaatttttaaaaaaaaattaattgttatttgttaaaaagatatgaaaagagatgtagaaatttgaaaaaaataacatttttCCCCAAAACGTTTACTTGTTTTCTATCTTTTGTTGTTCAATACctgttttttatattattatatatttgatttaatctatctaaagaactaataaattaaaatattcaaaagttTTAActatttatactaatattatccgaaaatttaataattaacagAGACCAAAATTTTTAAGaacttataaatcataaaacaCTCCTCACTTGTAACCAACTTCTGAGCTATATTTCATTCAATAAATTTGAAACTACTCCACATTACTGAGATGTATGTTAACAAAGGGTAGTGTAGGAATACAGAATTACACATAATCAATCAGAGATAGATTCCATATTTAAgaagattttttatttatgttaattCTATCTTCAATTAGACATATAGAAATAATTAGAACAGCACGTTAGAACAATATAATCCATGTTTTTAATAGTTTAAGTTACAAGCATAACAGCCAGTGGCGGACCCAGAAATTTTTCTCAATGGGTtccttgttttattttattaatataaataataaatatttaattaaatattaatatttaccggaaactaaaatgtatatatttatacaaatatcttaataaatacgagattttaaataatttcgaACACCAATCGCCCAATAGTTGATAAGATTTCTAAATTATTGAAgtaaattatgagtttggtaaATATTTTAGTGGGTTCctgctaaattttaaattaatttttaaccgAAATTTAACTTATAATTACACTTCGACGGGAAGTTGAGTGGGTGCCCGGGAACCCATAGTCAAGGCTATGGGTCCGCCTCTGATAACAGCCATGGAAGTCGAAGAACTTGACATCACTCAAGGTTAGTAATATGTTTTTAATAGCTTCAGTTACAAGCATAACAGCCATTAAAGCCGAAGAACTTGACATCACTCAAAGTTAGTAATATCGATAATTTATTCTGTAGAATCGCAGAAGAAATAGAAGAATATCAAAAGAATTCTacaagaaaaatatcaaaagaattctACAATATAATCCTTTCCTGAAACGGCATATACTATGTTTTTATCTCGCACAACTTTGTCTTTCACTTTTCACTTTTGTTTTACGATCTTTGaaaaatttgataataaataataaaattaataagataATTAAGTTTGGATCGATTTGGTATAAAATTACTGAACTTGAATTTGATAAAAGTCGAATCTACTCTATTCATTTATCCAATGTCAGATTATtggccctgtttgggaattagcggttagcggttagctgttagcggattgaattagatgttttgactagctgatttaaatagctgttttgactagcggattgaattagcgatttcttgtaaaactgtttggtaaatagctgtttgatgagctttttgtgacacatacccaaaccgctaacccaaaaagctcctcaaactagctttttgaaaattaactttttaagcccaaacctctatttcaatccactaactaccaaacactaacattagcgaattgaaatggtcaaacctctaaaacactccaaacctctaattttagcCTAAACCcctaacttccaaacacccccattgtataaatttttagaattttcaaaatttcaaagaCATGACCCCGATGACCGAGTACCTACGCCAGACAGTTTTCTTACCTGAACACGACACAATTGAAGATTGAATAGAGTGTTTGATGATTCCATTTCAAGTATTTCAACTTTTGTACAATTTGAAATCTAGCGGTTTTGTTCCATATATTCTTACACCTGGAGtcgaataaatatatactattagATAAGGCCATTTCCAGCAGTggtgatccaaaaatccaaatttagatCACCAACTGATCCAAATCCTAATCTAAATTTCTGATCCATTCCAGCAGTGTGatccaaattttgatccaaattattattttcatattatattacatgaatattatattaaactatttattcttaagtttaatatttaataatttgtaactatttatattataattgtcaattttattttatggatttaatgtacttttatttaaattttaatgaaatatttttttccatattattataagatatattctaaatataatgttattaattattaattacatattatattaattagataattaaaatagcacaaatcaattttatattcaattaattgaaattatacaaataacaaaatcattattatattattaaaccaagtgatccaaatttggatcagtgaacagtggtgatccaaatttggatcagtactattcactgatccaaatttggggcaggaTTTGGATCACTGCTGCAGCAGAATTTGAGGTaatctgccccaaatttggatctttGGATCACTGCTGGGTTTGCCCTAacattattaaatattagttgatcagtaataattaataataattttatacataggtaaattatttattttgagttCAATTCAGtctaatatttttgatgaataGAGAACGCGTGATATCATTCGTTAAAATTGATTCGGTTCAATACGTTCCATTGTAGTCCTGCTCGACAACCTTCACTTAatctttaattaaattaataacttgatttaagtatttaactaataaagatatttaaaatatccCAAAAAGACAACAATCCTCTTGAATAAACTACCCCACACCACCTATACACTCACACAACGTAACatatatgtatctatatattCACACTCTCAACTTCCACTCTCTTCCCACTCTCCAATGGCTTCTTTctccaccacttcttcacttctCCACCACTTGATCCTCGTATTAATCCTAGTCCCACTCGCATTCTCCGACCAAACACACAAGAGTTACATCTTCCGAGTTGACTATGATGCTAAGCCCTCTATTTTCCCCACCCATTTCCACTGGTACACATCCGAGTTCACCGACCCGACCCGGATCCTCCACACATACGACACCGTTTTCCATGGCTTCTCCGCGTCTCTAACGCCTTCGCAAGCTGCGAGGACGCTGCAACACCCTTCTGTTCTCGCCTCTTTTGAGGACCGGCGCCGGCAGTTGCACACCACGCGCTCGCCGCAGTTTCTTGGGCTGAGGAACCAGAGGGGCTTATGGTCCGAGTCGGATTACGGGTCGGATGTGATCATTGGGGTTTTCGATACGGGGATTTGGCCCGAGAGGCGGAGCTTCTCGGACCTCAATATTGGGCCTGTGCCCAAGAATTGGAAGGGGATTTGTCAAGTGGGTGTTAAGTTTAGTGCTAAGAATTGTAATAAAAAGATTATTGGGGCGAGATTTTTCTCGAAAGGGCACGAGGCTAATGAGGGATTTGGGGGTTTGGGTGGGGGGATTAATGATACAATTGAGTATAAATCACCTAGGGATGCTGATGGTCATGGGACTCATACTGCTTCTACTGCTGCTGGGAGGTATGCGTTTAAGGCCAGTTTCGAAGGGTATGCGGCTGGCATTGCGAAAGGGGTGGCTCCGAAGGCGAGATTGGCGGTTTATAAGGTATGTTGGAAGAGTTCTGGTTGTTTTGATAGTGATATTTTAGCTGCTTTTGATGCTGCTGTTAATGATGGTGTGAATGTGATTAGTATTAGTATTGGTGGTGGGGATGGGATATCGTCGCCTTATTATCTTGATCCTATTGCGATTGGGTCGTTTGGGGCGGTGTCGAGGGGGGTGTTTGTTTCGTCGTCTGCAGGGAATGATGGGCCTAATGGGATGTCGGTGACGAATGTGGCTCCGTGGATTATGACGGTGGGTGCGGGGACGATTGATAGGAATTTCCCAGCTGATGTAATTTTGGGGGATGGGAGGAAGATCAGCGGGGTTTCGTTGTATTCGGGGTTGCCAATTACGGGAAAGATGTATCCTTTGGTTTATCCTGGAAAATCGGGGGTTTTGTCGGCTTCGTTGTGTATGGAGAATTCGCTTGATCCTAGTGAAGTTAAGGGGAAGATTGTGATTTGTGATAGGGGGAATAATCCTAGGGTTGCGAAAGGGTTAGTTGTGAAGAAAGCTGGAGGGATTGGGATGATTTTAGCTAATGGGATTTCCAACGGTGAAGGTCTTGTTGGAGATGCTCATCTTCTTCCGGCTTGTGCTGTCGGTTCAGATGAAGGCGATTTTATCAAGGGGTATACTTCGGCTGCTGTGTTGCCAACTGCTAGTATTTCTTTTGGAGGCACGATAATTGGAATCAAGCCAGCTCCGGTTGTGGCTTCGTTTTCAGGGAGGGGGCCAAGCGGTATGAATCCAGAGATCTTGAAGCCTGATATAATTGCTCCCGGTGTTAACATTTTAGCCAGTTGGACTGATGTTGTTGGTCCTACTGGCTTGGATTCTGATACTAGGAAGACAGAGTTCAATATTTTATCAGGAACTTCAATGTCATGTCCTCATGTTAGCGGGGCTGCTGCATTGCTTAAATCCGCACATCCGGATTGGAGTGCTGCAGCAATAAGATCTGCTATGATGACTACCGCGAATATTCTTAATAATATGTTGCATCCCATGACTGATGAGGCCACTGGCAAGGCCAGCACACCTTATGATTTTGGTGCAGGGCATTTGAATCTTGATCGTGCAATGGATCCCGGACTTGTTTATGACGTGGTAAATAGCGATTATGTGAGCTTCTTGTGCGCTATTGGATACGGTCCAAAGACAATTCAGGTGATCACTCGATCACCTGTAAATTGCCCTATGAAGAAGCCCATGGCAGAGAATTTGAATTATCCAAGCATTGCTGCTTCGTTTTCAAGCTCTTCAATGGGGGTTGCAAGCAAGACACTAATGAGGACTGTGACTAATGTGGGCGACGCTAATGCAGTTTACAAGGTGAAGGTGGACGCCCCCAAGGGAACGACGGTGGTTGTCAAACCAGGGAAGCTAGTTTTTACCGAAAGAATAAGAAAATTGAATTACTTTGTTACGGTGAAAGTGGTGCGGAAGAATATAGTGATGGGTGATGCCGGTGCCTTGTTCGGGTCACTGTCGTGGATGGATGGAAAGCATGTGGTTCGAAGCCCCATCGTAGTGACTCAGATAGATCCCCTGTAAATTAATGTCTTCAAATGTTGTTGTTCCACGGAGGAGAGTGAGTTTTGCAGGGAAACAAAGTTGCAACCCTCAATTATACTCTCCCAGTAAGGTAGCATTAGCTTGCTGCAGCATTAGTAGTAGTTTTCTCAgtgtgttatttacttgtcttaAGTTTGGTAAAACCTTGCAACAGCTTGGAAAATAGTGGAAAAAATGTTAGATGTTGTATTGTAAACTTTGTAATAGTAGTGTGATGAGTGAGACATTGCATTTGTCATCTTCTTACTGGCTTATTCCATTATTAACGGGACCGAGATTGATGGAAATTGGCTTTAAAAAGACATTGAAATGAGTGAGACAAGAGAGGTGGTTGATAATATCAGGACCCCATTATTCTCAAGTTGAAGGAGCAGATTGCTCAATAATTCCAAGTGGGGGGGATACGCTGTACTTTGTACATTTCAAGGACTATTATTGGGATTCCTTGAACAtgtttatcttttttttctgtAACAAATCTACTCCTGTTGTCTTTTTCTATTACTGTATTCCGAAATTTAACACAAATGATGTAAAAGGGAAAAGGCCAGAATGCTCGGTCTTGAGGCCCATTGGACTAGTGAGGGAGACTTGGCTTTATCACATATTTTTAACACTTTGAATGCCACTAGCACATATCGGCTTAGAGGAAAAAGCGCTCGACCGGAGAAATTTTAGAATGTATCAGTTTTTAATCGAATGGTGTTGCAGCTTTTTTTGTATACACAAAAATTTTCATCATATTAAGTTATCCTGCGAAAAAGTTTCACTGTTCTATAAGTATATTAAGTTTTTATAGAGATCATTGCAGTTTATAACCCTTAACTTTG
Protein-coding regions in this window:
- the LOC108201960 gene encoding subtilisin-like protease SBT1.6, with the translated sequence MASFSTTSSLLHHLILVLILVPLAFSDQTHKSYIFRVDYDAKPSIFPTHFHWYTSEFTDPTRILHTYDTVFHGFSASLTPSQAARTLQHPSVLASFEDRRRQLHTTRSPQFLGLRNQRGLWSESDYGSDVIIGVFDTGIWPERRSFSDLNIGPVPKNWKGICQVGVKFSAKNCNKKIIGARFFSKGHEANEGFGGLGGGINDTIEYKSPRDADGHGTHTASTAAGRYAFKASFEGYAAGIAKGVAPKARLAVYKVCWKSSGCFDSDILAAFDAAVNDGVNVISISIGGGDGISSPYYLDPIAIGSFGAVSRGVFVSSSAGNDGPNGMSVTNVAPWIMTVGAGTIDRNFPADVILGDGRKISGVSLYSGLPITGKMYPLVYPGKSGVLSASLCMENSLDPSEVKGKIVICDRGNNPRVAKGLVVKKAGGIGMILANGISNGEGLVGDAHLLPACAVGSDEGDFIKGYTSAAVLPTASISFGGTIIGIKPAPVVASFSGRGPSGMNPEILKPDIIAPGVNILASWTDVVGPTGLDSDTRKTEFNILSGTSMSCPHVSGAAALLKSAHPDWSAAAIRSAMMTTANILNNMLHPMTDEATGKASTPYDFGAGHLNLDRAMDPGLVYDVVNSDYVSFLCAIGYGPKTIQVITRSPVNCPMKKPMAENLNYPSIAASFSSSSMGVASKTLMRTVTNVGDANAVYKVKVDAPKGTTVVVKPGKLVFTERIRKLNYFVTVKVVRKNIVMGDAGALFGSLSWMDGKHVVRSPIVVTQIDPL